One Natronorubrum halophilum genomic window, CAGGCCAGTCCGGTGCCGACCGCCGCGGCCGCCGGGATGAGCGCGACGGCGATCATCACGCCGACGAGCGAGACGGGAATCGCCGTGGCGAGACCGAACGCGCCCGCGGCACCGGCGCAGATACCGACGATCAGCGCGAGTAAGCCCGGCGAGATGCGGTTTTGTACCTGCACGATGGCCGTGATGTCGATCGTCGAGGGGACGATCCCGCCGGAGCGAACGAGCCAGGCGAAGACGAACGCGCTGGCGATGGCGACGACGAGGCCGATCGCGAGAGACGTCAGTCCGTCGGCGAGCATCTCGCGATCGTTGAGCACGAGGCCGACCGTTCCGGTCAACGCCGCGCTAACCTGCGGGGCGATTACCATCGAGCCGACGACGATCGCCGGCGAGTCGAGCAGCAGTCCCGCCGTCGCGACGATGGCACTCAGCACGGTCATCGCGTAGTAGGTGGGTCGACCGGGAGTCATGTTCAGCGCCCGAGAGCGGATTTCATCCCGGGCGATACTGTCGTCCTCTTCCTGGCCATTGACGTACCGCTCCTCGAGTTCGTCGATCCCCGGCGTCCGCGCCGTCTCGATCGAGGAGACGACGACGTAGTCGTCGTCGATCCCGACCTCGCGGAGCGACGTGAGCACGTGTTCGACCGCCTGCGGTGGCACCGGAAAGCTAACGAGTTCCCCGTCGGAACCGTCGCTGTTCTCGACGGTCCGAACGTAATCGAGGTCTTCGTCCTCGAGAATCGCCAGCGCGTCGTCGCGTTTGGTGTCCGACACGAACACTTCGATCAGTCGCACACTCGAGAACGAGGCGGCCGATTGAAACCTATGGCATCGTTATCGTGCCGAACCGTGTCCTAAATACCGTTGTTGAGCGCGCAACGGTTACTCGACACACATATCCGAGGACCCGGGAACGGCCCGTACTCGTCGACGCTCGACCGAACCTGCTTCCCACACGACGCACTTACGGTGTCGAGGACCGAGCATCGACTATGGCTGCGGATCTCGAGGAGAAGACGGATCGCTACGGGGAGTTGCTCGCGGAGGCGCTCGAGGCGGCGTCGGTCGCGCCGCCGGAGGGAACCCCGATGGCCGAAGCCGCCGACGAGTGTTACGAGATGGCGTCATCGTACCTCAAGGACGGCTCTCACTTCCGCGACGAGGGCGACCTCGTCAACGCACTGGCGTCGTTTTCCTACGGGCACGCGTGGCTCGACGC contains:
- a CDS encoding DUF389 domain-containing protein; the protein is MRLIEVFVSDTKRDDALAILEDEDLDYVRTVENSDGSDGELVSFPVPPQAVEHVLTSLREVGIDDDYVVVSSIETARTPGIDELEERYVNGQEEDDSIARDEIRSRALNMTPGRPTYYAMTVLSAIVATAGLLLDSPAIVVGSMVIAPQVSAALTGTVGLVLNDREMLADGLTSLAIGLVVAIASAFVFAWLVRSGGIVPSTIDITAIVQVQNRISPGLLALIVGICAGAAGAFGLATAIPVSLVGVMIAVALIPAAAAVGTGLAWGNFSVALGAFVLVTVNATSILFSGLAVFWYLDYRPDGWTRGSIRENISDDRLDMLAVALVLGLIVLSVGGLVLGQYALYENDVNSEVRTVLDDEGYDDLEIVEVRTEFVSAGTDGPSEVTVVVQRPADVPYPNLAADLERGLEERTDREVSVIVEFVDSERSTDD
- a CDS encoding DUF357 domain-containing protein, with the translated sequence MAADLEEKTDRYGELLAEALEAASVAPPEGTPMAEAADECYEMASSYLKDGSHFRDEGDLVNALASFSYGHAWLDAGARVGLFDVPTEGHLFTV